The Spirochaetaceae bacterium DNA window CTGGAGTGGGTCTCGACGCGACTGCGCAGGTCGCCCTGGGCGGGGCCGGACATGGCGTTACGGCGGCGTAGAACAAAGGAGCCGGGCCGCACTAGCAGGCAGCCCGGCTCCAGGTCGTTGACTCAAGCGGTCGATCAGGTGTTTTCCGGCACGTAGATCAGGCCGCCGCGCAGGTACAGGTTGTCGGGTCCGCGCTCGCGGTAGAATCCCCAACCCTTCTCCTCCGCCTCGACGCTGTAGTAGCGGTCGATGATCTCGCCGTAGTTGCCCACTTCCTTGATGATGTTCACGGCAACGTCGTCGGCGATCTGCAGCCGGTCCTGCCCCCAGGTGCCCTCCGCGCCGAGCAGGCGCTGCACCTTGACGCTCGCGGAGTTGGCGTACATCTCCTCGACGTTGTCCTGGGTCACGCCCAGTTCCTCGGCGTTCACCAGGATCCAACCCACCATGCGGATCAGGTCGAACCATTGGTCGTCGCCGTGCGGCACCAGCATCGCCCACGGATCCTTGCCGAACACGCTGGTCCAGATGTTGTGGTCGTCCGGGGTGGAGCGGGTCAACTGGCGCACGAAGGAGCCGGTGCCGTCGCTGCCGGTGAGCACGAAATCGCAGCGCCCGGCGTCGTAGGCGTCGCGCACGCCGCCGATCTCGTACAGTGCCAGCTCGAACTGCACGCCGTACTCCGCCTCCATGTCGGCCGCCATCTGCACGTAGTTGGTGCCGGCGCCGGTGCAGCCGGTCATACCGTCCAGGCTCTGCCAGTCGTTGGCGACGATGCCGCTGTCCTTGGTGCTGATCACGCCCAGGCCGGCGTAATGCACGATGTCGACGAAGTTGCCCCAGTGCACTTCGCGATGCGCGGTCCAGGTGTTGGCGATGGTCATCACGTCGATCTCGCCCGACTGCATCACCGTGGGTCGCTCGGCGAACGTGATGTTGACGATCTCCCAGTTGTCGTCGGTGGCGTCGCCGAACACCGCCGCCGCGTAGGCGCGGCAGTAGTCGGGCCCGAAGCCGCGGTTCTTGCCGTCCTCGTCGATCCAGCTCCAGGCCGCCAACTCGGTGTTGTCGGCGCACAGTATCTTGCCGCGGTCGCGGACGATCTCCAGGCGGTGGCCGTAGCCGGCGGGACGCGTGGCGTCCTCTTGCGCGGCCGCGTACATGGCGGCCAGCACCGTCGCGGTCAGCGCGACGGCAAACACTTTCGCTGTGTTCAACACAGTCCTCCTGTTGCGGCGCTGCCGGTCTGCCGGCGGCGCCGTACTTGATGTGATGAGTTCGTTGGTATTCTGTCAGCACATTGGTTTCCCCTGCAAGCTCCCGCGGCGCAAGGAACGCCGTAGGGCGCCGCAAGGGCCTTAAGGATGTAGCGGTTTACAGATGGATGCCTTGCGTCGGATACTTCGCGGCTCACAGGAGGCGCACCAGATGAGCGAAGTCCTGGGCCGCGACCCGATTTCAGCGCCGGCGAGCAGCTACCGTGAGTACCGGCATGCGGGTACCGGGAAACGAGGTCCGGGGCGAAGGGCTGGTGATCACAGACGCCCGATGGAGATACAAGCATGAAGATTGCGTTGCTGGGAGCCGGCGGCAAGATGGGCTGCCGCATTGCTGACAACTTGCTGCATGACGGCACCAATGAGATCGCCGCGGTGGAGGTGTCGGCTGCGGGCCGCGCCAACGTTCAGGAGCGCGGACTGGAGGCCGTATCGCCTGAGCAGGCAGTCCCCGGCGCCGGGGCGGTGATCCTGGCGGTGCCCGACCGGCTGATTCGCACGATCGCGCGCGACGCGGTCCCGCTGATGGACCCTGGGTCGATGCTGATTGCGCTCGATCCGGCCGCTCCGTACGCCGGGGCGCTGCCTGAACGGCCGGACGTCACGTACTTCTGCACGCACCCCTGTCATCCGCCGCTGTTCGGCGTTGAGACCCGGCCGGAAGCCCGCGCCGACTGGTTTGGCGGTACGGCTCGCCAGCATATCGTGTGTGCCCTGGCACAGGGTCCGGAGACCGACTATGCCGCCGGTGAGCGGCTGGCGCGCACTATCTATGCCCCGGTAATCGACAGCTTCCGGGTCACGGTGGAGCAGATGGCGATCCTGGAACCGACCCTGGTCGAGACCTTCACCGCCACGCTGATCAGCGCGATGAAAGAGGGGCTGGACACGGTGGTGGAGATGGGTGTGCCGCGCGACGCGGCGGAGGCGTTCCTGTTTGGCCACCTGCGCACCGAGTTCGGCATCATCTTCGGGTTCTCCGGGTTCCCGTTCTCTGACGGCGCCCAGCTCGCCGTGGATAAGGCGGGTCCGCGCATCTTCCGCGACGACTGGAAGCAGATCTTCACGCTGGAGTCGCTGCGCCGCAGCGTGACCGAGATTGTGGGTGACTGATGCGGTGACCGAGGCAGCGCCGCCCGATGCGACGCTGGCGACGTACCGGATCGAGACCCCGCTGGCGCTGGACAGAGCCCTGGGCATGCTCGCCGGCGAAGGATCCACGGGGACCTTCGTCCCGGTCCTCGGTGAGACCGACGCGCTGAAAGCCCGGTTCGCCAGCCGCATCGTGGCGGTGCGCGAGCTGCCGCCGTCCGCTGCGGCGTCCCTGTCAAGTCGCAAGGACCCGGGTGCCGGTGCGACCTATCGGCGCGTGGAGGTCGACGTCAGTGTCCCGCTGGAGGCGACGGGAACGCAGCTCACCGCGATTCTGGCCGCGGTGGCCGGCAACGTGTTCGAACTCGGCGAGGTGACCGGCATGCGCCTGACCGACCTGCGCCTCCCCCACGCCGTGCTCGCAGCGCACCCGGGGCCGGCACACAGCGTCACCGGTACCCGTCGATTGAGCGGAGTCGCGGACGGGCCGATCATCGGCACCATCATCAAACCCAGCATCGGGCTCACCCCGGAGCAGACCGCGCAACGCGCCGGCGAGCTGGCCGCGGCCGGCGTGGACTTCATCAAGGATGACGAGCTGCTGGCCGGTCCCGCGTACTCGCCGCTGCAGCAGCGGGTGCAGGCGGTCATGCCGGTGCTGCGGCAGGCGGCAGACCGCGCCGGCAGACAGGTCATGTATGCGTTCAACATCACCGCGGACACGCTGGATGAGATGCTGCGCAACCATGACCTGGTACACGCCGCAGGCGGGACCTGTGTGATGGTCAGCGTGCACCAGGTCGGAGTGACCGGCGTGCGCACGCTCCGTGAGCGGTGCCGGCTGCCGATCCACGGGCATCGCAACGGCTGGGCGCAACTGACTCGCGCGCCCGCGCTGGGGCTGGAGTTCCGGGTCATGCAGCAGGTGTGGCGCTTGGCCGGCATCGACCACCTGCACGTCAACGGCATCGGCAACAAGTTCTGGGAAAGCGACGAGTCGGTGGTGGCGTCGCTGCGGTCCTGTCTGCGGCCGCTGCGTAATGAGTCCGACCGCGCCATGCCGGTGATCTCATCAGGTCAGTGGGGCGGACAGGCGCCGGCCACGCTGCGCAGGGGCGGGACACAGGACCTGATGTACCTGGCCGGAGGCGGAATCCAGGGTCACCCCGGCGGTATCGCGGCAGGCGTGTGCGCCGTGCGTGCGGCGTGGCAGGCGGCCCGCGACGGAATCGACCTGGCGGACGCCGCCCGCGACGTCCCGGAGCTGGCAGCGGCACTCGACGCATTCGGGGCCACGCGGCGACCGCAGTGAAACTCGTCTACCTGGGCGACGACGTCACCGGGACCGTCTCCGTCGCGGAGGCGTTCTGCGAGTCCGGAGTGCGCAGCGTCGTGTTCCTGCAACCCCCGACCGCGGAGGATCTCACCGCGCGATTCTCCGGCGTCGTCGCCGCAGGAGTAGCCAGTGGCACCCGGAGCATGCCGCCTGACGCCCTCCGCCATGAAGTGCGCCGCATTGCGCGCAGCCTGGCGGAGCTCGGTCCGGAGTTGTTCCTCTACAAGGTCTGTTCCACCTTCGACTCGTCGCCGGACACCGGCAGCATCGGTGCAGCCCTGGAGGAGTTGGCGTCCCTGTTTCCGTCGCGGGTGGTGCCGGTGTACCCGGCGGCGCCGCGCTTTGGCCGCTACACCCTGTTCGGCAACCACTTCGCGGCGCTCTGGGATGAGGTGCTGCGGCTCGACCGCCACCCGTCGCTGGCCCAGCATCCGTCAACTCCCATGCAGGAGGCCGACCTGCGGCGCCATCTTGCCGCGCAGACCGGCCTGCGCCAGCGCCTGGCTGACGTACGCACGGTTGCGGCGGGCCCCGACCAACTCACCGCCGCCTACGTGGGCGGTGGCGCGGACGGCGACCTCGTTGTCACCGATTCCCTGACGGCGCAACACGTCGACACGGTCGGCGAGGCGGTGTGGCGGTTGGTCGAGTCGGAGCAGACCAGGCTGGTGTGCGCCTCGCAGGAGCTGGTGCTCGGTCTGGTTGCGGCGTGGCGGCGGCGCGGATTCTCGCTGCGCCAGCGCCTCCCGGACCCGCCGGTGCCGGCGCCGCGAGCGCTGCTTGCCGTGTCCGGCAGCGGCGCACTGCAGACGGAACACCAGATCCAGCGTGCCGTGGATGGGGGTTTTCGCGAGATCGCGCTGCAGACGCCCGGGCTGGCCGCGACCACCTGGAACGCTGAAGTGGCGCGGGTGACCCGGCAAGCCGGAGCCCTGCTGGCGTCAGGGACCTCCGTGGTCGTGCACACCGCACGGGGACCGAATGACCCGCGCATCCCGGCGACCCGCGCCGCCGCCGGGGGCAGCGCGACGCGGCGCCTGGGAGAAACCGCGGCGCGCCTCATCCGCGACCTGGTGGCCGGCGGTCAGGCCCCCCGCCTCGCCTTGCTCGGCGGCGACTTCTCCGGCGCAGTGCTGCGGGCGCTGCAGGCCACGGCGCTGGAGATCGCGCATACGTTCGCAACGTCGGCGCCGGTTACCTATCTGCATAGCAATGACCGTGAGCTGGACGGCTTGCAGGTGGGCCTCAAGGGCGGCCAGGCGGGGAGTCCGGACTGGCTGCTGGACGTTGCCCGCCAACCGATAGCCTCCGCGCGCCGGCGCATCCCGGCCTGGGATCACGCGCCGGCAGATCCGTCCAGGCGCAGCACGGAGTAGGCAGGCAGCTCGAACTCGGGGTGCTGTACGGCGCCGGCCTCGGCGTGGAAGCCTTCCGGATCCGCGGCTGCCGCACGCGCAACCGCTGCGTCCAGCCGCCGTCCGCGCCAGCGCAGGGGCGTGCGCCCGGACAACCGCACCTG harbors:
- a CDS encoding transporter substrate-binding domain-containing protein is translated as MNTAKVFAVALTATVLAAMYAAAQEDATRPAGYGHRLEIVRDRGKILCADNTELAAWSWIDEDGKNRGFGPDYCRAYAAAVFGDATDDNWEIVNITFAERPTVMQSGEIDVMTIANTWTAHREVHWGNFVDIVHYAGLGVISTKDSGIVANDWQSLDGMTGCTGAGTNYVQMAADMEAEYGVQFELALYEIGGVRDAYDAGRCDFVLTGSDGTGSFVRQLTRSTPDDHNIWTSVFGKDPWAMLVPHGDDQWFDLIRMVGWILVNAEELGVTQDNVEEMYANSASVKVQRLLGAEGTWGQDRLQIADDVAVNIIKEVGNYGEIIDRYYSVEAEEKGWGFYRERGPDNLYLRGGLIYVPENT
- a CDS encoding semialdehyde dehydrogenase, giving the protein MKIALLGAGGKMGCRIADNLLHDGTNEIAAVEVSAAGRANVQERGLEAVSPEQAVPGAGAVILAVPDRLIRTIARDAVPLMDPGSMLIALDPAAPYAGALPERPDVTYFCTHPCHPPLFGVETRPEARADWFGGTARQHIVCALAQGPETDYAAGERLARTIYAPVIDSFRVTVEQMAILEPTLVETFTATLISAMKEGLDTVVEMGVPRDAAEAFLFGHLRTEFGIIFGFSGFPFSDGAQLAVDKAGPRIFRDDWKQIFTLESLRRSVTEIVGD
- a CDS encoding RuBisCO large subunit C-terminal-like domain-containing protein; its protein translation is MTDAVTEAAPPDATLATYRIETPLALDRALGMLAGEGSTGTFVPVLGETDALKARFASRIVAVRELPPSAAASLSSRKDPGAGATYRRVEVDVSVPLEATGTQLTAILAAVAGNVFELGEVTGMRLTDLRLPHAVLAAHPGPAHSVTGTRRLSGVADGPIIGTIIKPSIGLTPEQTAQRAGELAAAGVDFIKDDELLAGPAYSPLQQRVQAVMPVLRQAADRAGRQVMYAFNITADTLDEMLRNHDLVHAAGGTCVMVSVHQVGVTGVRTLRERCRLPIHGHRNGWAQLTRAPALGLEFRVMQQVWRLAGIDHLHVNGIGNKFWESDESVVASLRSCLRPLRNESDRAMPVISSGQWGGQAPATLRRGGTQDLMYLAGGGIQGHPGGIAAGVCAVRAAWQAARDGIDLADAARDVPELAAALDAFGATRRPQ
- a CDS encoding four-carbon acid sugar kinase family protein, with the translated sequence MKLVYLGDDVTGTVSVAEAFCESGVRSVVFLQPPTAEDLTARFSGVVAAGVASGTRSMPPDALRHEVRRIARSLAELGPELFLYKVCSTFDSSPDTGSIGAALEELASLFPSRVVPVYPAAPRFGRYTLFGNHFAALWDEVLRLDRHPSLAQHPSTPMQEADLRRHLAAQTGLRQRLADVRTVAAGPDQLTAAYVGGGADGDLVVTDSLTAQHVDTVGEAVWRLVESEQTRLVCASQELVLGLVAAWRRRGFSLRQRLPDPPVPAPRALLAVSGSGALQTEHQIQRAVDGGFREIALQTPGLAATTWNAEVARVTRQAGALLASGTSVVVHTARGPNDPRIPATRAAAGGSATRRLGETAARLIRDLVAGGQAPRLALLGGDFSGAVLRALQATALEIAHTFATSAPVTYLHSNDRELDGLQVGLKGGQAGSPDWLLDVARQPIASARRRIPAWDHAPADPSRRSTE